The following coding sequences are from one Gadus macrocephalus chromosome 3, ASM3116895v1 window:
- the LOC132453828 gene encoding glycine receptor subunit beta-like isoform X1, whose amino-acid sequence MAQVVRPVFWLWLLMCCWSLAIARPGKKGKKGKQVVCPAQLSAEELAGVPANSTSNILNRLMVSYDPRIRPNFKGIPVESRVNIFINSFGSIQETTMDYRVNIFLRQRWNDPRLRLPTDFKSDSLTVDPKMFQCLWKPDLFFANEKNANFHDVTQDNILLFIFRNGDVLISMRLSVTLSCPLDLMLFPMDTQKCKMQLESFGYTTSDLVFKWQSDPVQMDEIALPQFDIKQEDIRYGNCTKFYKGTGYYTCVEVIFTLRRQVGFYLMGVYAPTLLIVVLSWLSFWINPDASAARVPLGILSVLSLSSESMLLASELPKVSYVKAIDIWLITCLLFGFSSLVEYAVVQVMLNSPKLIEEEKAKMATKEKALIEKEGKMALKAKNTINGTGGTPIHVSTLQVVETRKKVCTSKSDLRANDFSIVGSLPRDFELSNFDCYGKPVEVLGALGKSKSKANKKPPPPKPVIPAAAKRVDLYARALFPFSFLFFNVVYWSVYL is encoded by the exons ATGGCTCAGGTGGTCAGACCTGTTTTCTGGCTGTGGTTGCTGATGTGCTGCTGGAGTCTTGCCATTGCAAGACCgggaaagaaagggaaaaaggGGAAGCAGGTTGTGTGCCCAGC ACAGCTGTCCGCAGAAGAGTTGGCCGGAGTTCCTGCAAATTCTACATCAAACATCCTCAATCGCCTAATGGTCAGTTACGACCCAAGAATCAGGCCTAATTTCAAAG GCATCCCAGTGGAATCCAGAGTGAACATCTTTATAAACAGCTTTGGCTCAATTCAGGAAACCACCATG GACTATAGAGTGAATATATTTCTCCGTCAGAGGTGGAATGATCCCCGGTTGCGTCTTCCAACTGACTTCAAGAGTGACTCCTTAACTGTTGATCCCAAGATGTTTCAGTGTTTGTGGAAGCCTGATCTTTTCTTTGCCAACGAGAAAAATGCCAACTTCCATGATGTGACTCAGGACAACATACTTCTATTCATATTCAGAAATGGAGACGTTTTGATTAGTATGAG gttgTCTGTAACACTCTCTTGTCCTCTGGATCTAATGCTGTTCCCAATGGATACACAGAAATGCAAAATGCAGTTGGAGAGTT TTGGTTATACGACAAGTGATCTAGTTTTCAAGTGGCAGTCTGATCCTGTTCAGATGGATGAAATTGCATTGCCACAGTTTGACATCAAACAAGAAGATATTAGATATGGAAACTGCACAAAATTCTACAAAGGAACAG GATACTACACCTGTGTTGAGGTGATCTTCACATTGCGTCGGCAAGTTGGCTTTTATTTGATGGGTGTCTATGCTCCCACTTTGTTAATTGTCGTGTTGTCCTGGTTGTCATTCTGGATCAATCCTGACGCCTCAGCCGCTAGGGTCCCATTAG GTATTTTATCAGTGCTTTCTCTGTCCAGTGAAAGCATGCTATTGGCATCAGAGCTCCCAAAGGTTTCCTATGTAAAAGCCATCGATATCTGGCTCATCACATGTCTGCTGTTTGGATTTTCTTCACTTGTGGAATACGCTGTGGTTCAG GTGATGTTAAACAGTCCAAAATTGATTGAGGAGGAGAAAGCAAAAATGGCAACAAAGGAAAAAGCTTTGAttgagaaagaaggaaagatgGCCCTTAAAGCTAagaatacaatcaatggcactGGTGGCACACCTATACATGTCAGCACACTTCAG GTGGTAGAAACTCGGAAGAAAGTTTGCACCTCCAAGTCTGACCTACGCGCCAACGACTTCAGTATTGTGGGATCTTTGCCCCGAGACTTTGAGCTTTCCAACTTTGACTGCTATGGTAAACCTGTGGAGGTGCTGGGAGCCCTTGGTAAATCAAAAAGCAAAGCCAACAagaaaccccccccacccaagccTGTGATTCCAGCCGCAGCAAAACGGGTTGATCTTTATGCACGAGCTCTCTTCCCCTTttcatttctgttttttaatgttgtttACTGGTCCGTCTATCTTTAG
- the LOC132453828 gene encoding glycine receptor subunit beta-like isoform X2: MAQVVRPVFWLWLLMCCWSLAIARPGKKGKKGKQVVCPAQLSAEELAGVPANSTSNILNRLMVSYDPRIRPNFKGIPVESRVNIFINSFGSIQETTMDYRVNIFLRQRWNDPRLRLPTDFKSDSLTVDPKMFQCLWKPDLFFANEKNANFHDVTQDNILLFIFRNGDVLISMRLSVTLSCPLDLMLFPMDTQKCKMQLESFGYTTSDLVFKWQSDPVQMDEIALPQFDIKQEDIRYGNCTKFYKGTGYYTCVEVIFTLRRQVGFYLMGVYAPTLLIVVLSWLSFWINPDASAARVPLAIHYPSIHCAYPTHPF, encoded by the exons ATGGCTCAGGTGGTCAGACCTGTTTTCTGGCTGTGGTTGCTGATGTGCTGCTGGAGTCTTGCCATTGCAAGACCgggaaagaaagggaaaaaggGGAAGCAGGTTGTGTGCCCAGC ACAGCTGTCCGCAGAAGAGTTGGCCGGAGTTCCTGCAAATTCTACATCAAACATCCTCAATCGCCTAATGGTCAGTTACGACCCAAGAATCAGGCCTAATTTCAAAG GCATCCCAGTGGAATCCAGAGTGAACATCTTTATAAACAGCTTTGGCTCAATTCAGGAAACCACCATG GACTATAGAGTGAATATATTTCTCCGTCAGAGGTGGAATGATCCCCGGTTGCGTCTTCCAACTGACTTCAAGAGTGACTCCTTAACTGTTGATCCCAAGATGTTTCAGTGTTTGTGGAAGCCTGATCTTTTCTTTGCCAACGAGAAAAATGCCAACTTCCATGATGTGACTCAGGACAACATACTTCTATTCATATTCAGAAATGGAGACGTTTTGATTAGTATGAG gttgTCTGTAACACTCTCTTGTCCTCTGGATCTAATGCTGTTCCCAATGGATACACAGAAATGCAAAATGCAGTTGGAGAGTT TTGGTTATACGACAAGTGATCTAGTTTTCAAGTGGCAGTCTGATCCTGTTCAGATGGATGAAATTGCATTGCCACAGTTTGACATCAAACAAGAAGATATTAGATATGGAAACTGCACAAAATTCTACAAAGGAACAG GATACTACACCTGTGTTGAGGTGATCTTCACATTGCGTCGGCAAGTTGGCTTTTATTTGATGGGTGTCTATGCTCCCACTTTGTTAATTGTCGTGTTGTCCTGGTTGTCATTCTGGATCAATCCTGACGCCTCAGCCGCTAGGGTCCCATTAG CCATCCACTACCCTTCCATCCACTGTGCTTATCCAACTCATCCATTCTGA